One Balaenoptera ricei isolate mBalRic1 chromosome 16, mBalRic1.hap2, whole genome shotgun sequence genomic window carries:
- the ZSWIM8 gene encoding zinc finger SWIM domain-containing protein 8 isoform X2 has protein sequence MELMFAEWEDGERFSFEDSDRFEEDSLCSFISEAESLCQNWRGWRKQSAGPNSPTGGGGGGGSGGTRMRDGLVIPLVELSAKQVAFHIPFEVVEKVYPPVPEQLQLRIAFWSFPENEEDIRLYSCLANGSADEFQRGDQLFRMRAVKDPLQIGFHLSATVVPPQMVPPKGAYNVAVMFDRCRVTSCSCTCGAGAKWCTHVVALCLFRIHNASAVCLRAPVSESLSRLQRDQLQKFAQYLISELPQQILPTAQRLLDELLSSQSTAINTVCGAPDPTAGPSASDQSTWYLDESTLTDNIKKTLHKFCGPSPVVFSDVNSMYLSSTEPPAAAEWACLLRPLRGREPEGVWNLLSIVREMFKRRDSNAAPLLEILTDQCLTYEQITGWWYSVRTSASHSSASGHTGRSNGQSEVAAHACASMCDEMVTLWRLAVLDPALSPQRRRELCVQLRQWQLKVIENVKRGQHKKTLERLFPGFRPAVEACYFNWEEAYPLPGVTYSATDRKLALCWARALPPRPGASRSGGLEESRERPRPLPAEPAVRPKEPGAKRKGLGEGVLSSQRGPRRLSAEGGDKALHKMGPGGGKAKALGGAGSGGKGSAGSGSKRRLSSEDSSLEPDLAEMSLDDSSLALGAEASTFGGFPESPPPCPHPGGSRGPSTFLPEPPDTYEEDGGVYFSEGPEPSTASAGPPGLLPRELCTQDDLASTDESGNGLPKTKEAAPVVGEEEDDYQAYYLNAQDGAGGEEEKAEGGAGEEHDLFAGLKPLEQESRMEILFACAEALHAHGYSSEASRLTVELAQDLLANPPDLKVEPPPAKGKKNKVSTSRQTWVATNTLTKAAFLLTVLSERPEHHNLAFRVGMFALELQRPPASTKALEVKLAYQESEVATLLKKIPLGPSEMSTVRCRAEELREGTLCDYRPVLPLMLASFIFDVLCTPVVSPTGSRPPSRNWNNEMPGDEELGFEAAVAALGMKTTVSEAEHPLLCEGTRREKGDLALALMITYKDDQAKLKKILDKLLDRESQTHKPQTLSSFYSSSRPATASQRSPSKHGGPSAPGALQPLTSASAGPAQPGSVAGAGPGPTEGFTEKNVPESSPHSPCEGLPSEAALTPRPEGKVPSRLALGSRGGYNGRGWGSPGRPKKKHTGMASIDSSAPETTSDSSPTLSRRPLRGGWAPTSWGRGQDSDSISSSSSDSLGSSSSSGSRRASASGGARAKTVEVGRYKGRRPESHAPHVPNQPSEAAAHFYFELAKTVLIKAGGNSSTSIFTHPSSSGGHQGPHRNLHLCAFEIGLYALGLHNFVSPNWLSRTYSSHVSWITGQAMEIGSAALTILVECWDGHLTPPEVASLADRASRARDSNMVRAAAELALSCLPHAHALNPNEIQRALVQCKEQDNLMLEKACMAVEEAAKGGGVYPEVLFEVAHQWFWLYEQTAGGSSTAREGATSCSASGIRAAGEAGRGLPEGRGGPGTEPVTVAAAAAAVTAATVVPVISVGSSLYPGPGLGHGHSPGLHPYTALQPHLPCSPQYLTHPAHPAHPMPHMPRPAVFPVPSSAYPQGVHPAFLGAQYPYSVTPPSLAATAVSFPVPSMAPITVHPYHTEPGLPLPTSVACELWGQGTVSSVHPASTFPAIQGASLPALPTQPSPLVSGGFPPPEEETHSQPVNPHSLHHLHAAYRVGMLALEMLGRRAHNDHPNNFSRSPPYTDDVKWLLGLAAKLGVNYVHQFCVGAAKGVLSPFVLQEIVMETLQRLSPAHAHNHLRAPAFHQLVQRCQQAYMQYIHHRLIHLTPADYDDFVNAIRSARSAFCLTPMGMMQFNDILQNLKRSKQTKELWQRVSLEMTTFSP, from the exons ATGGAGCTGATGTTCGCGGAGTGGGAGGACGGAGAGCGCTTCTCTTTCGAGGATTCGGACCGCTTTGAGGAGGATTCGCTCTGTTCTTTCATCTCCGAGGCCGAGAGTCTCTGCCAGAACTGGCGGGGATGGCGCAAACAGTCAGCGGGGCCCAATTCCCCCACTGGCGGCGGTGGCGGAGGTGGCAGTGGCGGTACCAGAATGCGAG ATGGACTGGTGATCCCACTGGTGGAGCTGTCAGCAAAACAGGTGGCATTTCATATCCCATTTGAAGTGGTGGAGAAAGTTTACCCCCCGGTGCCTGAGCAGCTCCAACTCCGAATTGCTTTTTGGAGCTTCCCTGAGAATGAAGAGGATATTCG ACTGTATTCCTGCCTGGCCAACGGCAGTGCAGATGAGTTCCAGCGAGGGGATCAGCTATTCCGCATGAGGGCTGTGAAGGACCCCCTGCAGATTG GGTTCCACCTGAGTGCTACAGTGGTGCCACCTCAGATGGTCCCCCCCAAAGGGGCCTACAACGTGGCTGTGATGTTTGACCGCTGCCGGGTCACTTCCTGCAGCTGCACCTGTGGGGCTGGGGCCAAATGGTGCACCCACGTCGTGGCACTCTGTCTCTTCCGCATCCACAAC GCTTCTGCAGTCTGCCTGCGGGCCCCAGTGTCAGAGTCCCTGTCTCGGCTGCAGAGGGACCAGCTGCAGAAGTTTGCTCAGTACCTCATCAGTGAGCTCCCTCAGCAG ATCCTGCCCACAGCCCAGCGTCTCCTGGATGAACTCCTTTCCTCCCAGTCAACAGCCATTAATACAGTATGTGGAGCCCCAG ACCCCACAGCAGGGCCCTCTGCCTCCGATCAGAGTACTTGGTATTTGGATGAATCGACACTCACTGACAACATCAAGAAGACACTGCACAAGTTCTGTGGCCCCTCCCCTGTGGTGTTCAG TGATGTGAACTCCATGTATCTGTCTTCCACGGAGCCTCCGGCCGCTGCTGAATGGGCATGTCTGCTGCGCCCACTGAGGGGCCGCGAGCCAGAGGGAGTCTGGAACTTGCTTAGCATCGTGCGGGAGATGTTCAAGCGGAGGGACAGCAATGCTGCCCCCTTGTTGGAAATCCTCACCGACCAGTGCCTCACCTACGAACAG ATAACAGGCTGGTGGTACAGCGTGCGCACCTCAGCCTCACACAGCAGCGCCAGTGGGCACACAGGCCGCAGCAACGGGCAGTCAGAGGTGGCAGCCCACGCGTGCGCCAGCATGTGTGACGAGATGGTCACACTGTGGAGGCTGGCTGTGCTGGACCCTGCGCTCAGCCCCCAGCG CCGCCGGGAGCTGTGTGTGCAGCTGCGCCAGTGGCAGCTGAAGGTGATTGAGAACGTGAAGCGGGGACAGCACAAGAAGACCCTGGAGCGGCTCTTCCCTGGCTTCCGGCCGGCGGTGGAGGCCTGCTACTTCAACTGGGAAGAGGCCTACCCCCTTCCCGGTGTCACCTACAGTGCCACTGACAGGAAgctggccctgtgctgggcccGAGCCCTGCCCCCTCGACCAGGTGCCTCCCGATCTGGGGGCCTGGAAGAATCCCGGGAGCGGCCCCGCCCTCTTCCTGCCGAGCCAGCTGTGCGGCCCAAGGAGCCTGGGGCCAAGCGCAAGGGATTGGGTGAGGGGGTCCTCTCGTCGCAGCGGGGTCCCCGCCGCCTCTCGGCCGAGGGGGGAGATAAGGCTCTGCATAAGATGGGTCCAGGTGGGGGCAAAGCCAAAGCATTGGGGGGGGCTGGCAGTGGGGGCAAGGGCTCAGCAGGCAGCGGGAGCAAGCGACGGCTGAGCAGTGAAGACAGCTCCCTGGAGCCGGATCTGGCTGAGATGAGCCTGGATGATAGCAGCCTGGCCCTGGGCGCAGAGGCCAGCACCTTTGGTGGATTCCCTGAGAGCCCACCACCCTGCCCTCACCCTGGTGGCTCCCGAGGCCCTTCTACCTTCCTTCCTGAACCTCCAGATACTTATGAAGAAGATGGTGGCGTGTACTTCTCAGAAGGGCCTGAGCCTTCCACAGCCTCTGCTGGCCCCCCTGGCCTACTGCCCAGGGAGCTCTGTACCCAGGACGACCTCGCTTCCACAGATGAGAGTGGCAATGGGCTGCCTAAAACCAAAGAGGCAGCCCCTGTGGTTGGAGAGGAGGAGGATGACTACCAGGCGTATTATCTGAACGctcaggatggggctgggggcGAGGAGGAGAAGGCTGAGGGCGGGGCTGGGGAGGAACACGACCTGTTTGCCGGACTGAAGCCACTGGAACAGGAGAGCCGCATGGAG ATATTATTTGCCTGTGCTGAGGCCTTGCATGCGCACGGCTATAGCAGTGAGGCCTCCCGCCTCACCGTGGAGCTTGCCCAGGACCTGCTAGCCAACCCACCTGACCTCAAGGTAGAGCCGCCCCCTGCCAAG GGCAAGAAGAACAAGGTATCTACAAGCCGTCAGACCTGGGTGGCTACCAACACCCTGACCAAGGCGGCCTTCCTGTTAACGGTGCTAAGTGAGCGCCCAGAGCACCACAACCTGGCCTTCCGAGTGGGCATGTTTGCCTTGGAGCTACAGCGGCCCCCAGCTTCCACCAAGGCCTTGGAG GTGAAGCTGGCATATCAGGAGTCTGAGGTGGCCACCCTGCTCAAGAAGATTCCTCTGGGTCCGAGTGAGATGAGTACCGTGCGCTGCCGGGCAGAGGAGCTTCGGGAGGGGACACTCTGTGATTATCGGCCTGTTTTGCCTCTCATGTTGGCCAGTTTCATCTTTGATGTTCTCTGTACTCCAG TGGTTTCTCCCACGGGTTCCCGGCCCCCAAGTCGCAACTGGAACAACGAGATGCCTGGGGAtgaggagctgggatttgaagcagCAGTTGCTGCCTTGG GCATGAAGACAACAGTGAGTGAGGCAGAGCATCCCCTGCTATGTGAAGGCACACGTCGGGAGAAGGGTGACCTGGCCCTAGCACTAATGATCACTTACAAAGACGACCAGGCCAAACTCAAAAAG ATCTTAGACAAACTCTTGGACCGAGAGAGCCAGACGCATAAACCACAGACACTGAGTTCGTTCTACTCATCTAGCCGCCCGGCCACAGCCAGCCAGAGGTCTCCTTCAAAGCATGGGGGCCCATCTGCCCCAGGGGCCCTGCAACCTCTGACCTCAGCCTCTGCAGGGCCTGCTCAGCCAGGGAGTGTggcaggggctgggccaggcccCACTGAGGGCTTCACAGAGAAGAATGTGCCTG AGAGTTCCCCACATTCCCCCTGTGAGGGTCTCCCATCTGAGGCAGCTTTGACCCCAAGACCAGAGGGAAAGGTTCCCAGCCGCTTGGCACTTGGCAGCCGTGGAGGCTACAATGGACGGGGCTGGGGCTCACCAGGGCGGCCTAAGAAGAAGCACACAG GCATGGCCAGCATTGACAGCAGTGCCCCTGAAACGACGTCGGATAGCTCCCCAACCTTAAGCCGGAGGCCACTTCGAGGGGGCTGGGCCCCTACCTCCTGGGGTCGAGGACAGGACAGTGACAGCATTAGCAGCTCTTCCTCAGACTCCCTTGGCTCCTCGTCCTCCAGCGGAAGTCGCCGGGCCAGTGCCAGTGGAGGGGCCCGGGCGAAGACAGTTGAAGTTGGCAG GTACAAGGGCCGCCGTCCTGAGAGTCATGCCCCCCATGTACCCAATCAGCCGTCAGAGGCAGCTGCACACTTCTACTTCGAGCTGGCGAAGACGGTGCTGATCAAGGCAGGGGGCAACAGCAGCACTTCCATTTTCACACATCCATCTTCCTCAGGGGGCCACCAGGGTCCTCACCGTAACCTGCACCTTTGCGCCTTCGAGATTGGGCTTTACGCCCTTGGCCTGCACAACTTTGTTTCTCCCAACTGGCTCTCACGTACTTATTCTTCCCACGTTTCCTGGATTACAG GCCAGGCAATGGAGATTGGCAGCGCAGCCCTGACTATACTGGTAGAATGCTGGGATGGGCACCTGACACCCCCTGAGGTTGCATCCCTGGCTGACAGGGCATCACGGGCACGAGACTCCAATATGGTGAGGGCGGCGGCGGAACTAGCCCTAAGCTGCCTGCCTCATGCCCATGCGTTGAACCCCAATGAGATCCAGCGGGCCCTGGTGCAGTGCAAGGAGCAG GATAACCTGATGTTGGAGAAGGCCTGCATGGCAGTGGAAGAGGCGGCTAAGGGTGGGGGCGTATACCCTGAAGTGTTGTTTGAGGTTGCTCACCAGTGGTTCTGGCTATATGAGCAAACAGCAGGTGGCTCATCCACAGCCCGTGAAGGGGCTACAAGCTGTAGTGCCAGTGGGATCAGGGCAGCTGGGGAGGCTGGGCGGGGGCTGCCTGAGGGCAGGGGGGGCCCAGGGACTGAGCCGGTTACagtggcggcggcggcagcagcagtgaCAGCAGCCACAGTGGTGCCAGTCATCTCGGTGGGGTCCAGTTTATATCCGGGTCCAGGACTGGGGCATGGTCATTCCCCTGGCCTGCACCCCTACACTGCTCTACAGCCCCACCTGCCCTGCAGCCCTCAATACCTCACCCACCCAGCTCACCCCGCCCACCCCATGCCTCATATGCCCCGGCCTGCCGTCTTCCCTGTGCCCAGTTCTGCATACCCACAG GGTGTGCATCCTGCATTCCTGGGGGCTCAGTACCCTTACTCGGTGACTCCCCCCTCACTTGCCGCCACTGCTGTGTCCTTCCCCGTCCCTTCCATGGCACCCATCACAGTACATCCCTACCACACAGAGCCAGGGCTCCCACTGCCCACCAGTGTGGCCTGTGAGTTGTGGGGACAGGGAACAG TGAGCAGTGTCCATCCAGCTTCCACGTTTCCGGCCATCCAGGGTGCCTCACTGCCTGCCCTGCCCACACAGCCCAGCCCTCTGGTGAGCGGGGGTTTTCCACCACCCGAGGAGGAGACTCACAGTCAGCCTGTCAACCCGCACAGCCTACACCACCTGCACGCCGCCTACCGTGTCG GGATGCTGGCACTGGAGATGCTGGGTCGCCGGGCACACAATGATCACCCCAACAACTTCTCCCGCTCCCCCCCCTACACTGATGATGTCAAATGGTTGCTGGGGCTGGCAGCAAAGCTGG gagtGAACTACGTGCACCAGTTCTGTGTGGGGGCAGCCAAGGGGGTGCTGAGCCCGTTTGTGCTGCAGGAGATCGTCATGGAGACGCTGCAGCGGCTGAGCCCCGCTCATGCCCACAACCACCTGCGTGCCCCGGCCTTCCACCAGCTGGTGCAGCGCTGCCAGCAGGCATACATGCAG TACATCCACCACCGCTTGATTCACCTGACCCCTGCCGACTACGACGACTTTGTGAACGCGATCCGCAGTGCTCGCAGCGCCTTCTGCCTGACACCCATGGGCATGATGCAGTTCAACGACATCCTGCAGAATCTCAAGCGCAGCAAACAGACCAAGGAGCTGTGGCAGCGGGTCTCACTCGAGATGACCACCTTCTCCCCCTGA
- the ZSWIM8 gene encoding zinc finger SWIM domain-containing protein 8 isoform X1, with translation MELMFAEWEDGERFSFEDSDRFEEDSLCSFISEAESLCQNWRGWRKQSAGPNSPTGGGGGGGSGGTRMRDGLVIPLVELSAKQVAFHIPFEVVEKVYPPVPEQLQLRIAFWSFPENEEDIRLYSCLANGSADEFQRGDQLFRMRAVKDPLQIGFHLSATVVPPQMVPPKGAYNVAVMFDRCRVTSCSCTCGAGAKWCTHVVALCLFRIHNVRPSQFILALFSAPPPLLCCMPGHNASAVCLRAPVSESLSRLQRDQLQKFAQYLISELPQQILPTAQRLLDELLSSQSTAINTVCGAPDPTAGPSASDQSTWYLDESTLTDNIKKTLHKFCGPSPVVFSDVNSMYLSSTEPPAAAEWACLLRPLRGREPEGVWNLLSIVREMFKRRDSNAAPLLEILTDQCLTYEQITGWWYSVRTSASHSSASGHTGRSNGQSEVAAHACASMCDEMVTLWRLAVLDPALSPQRRRELCVQLRQWQLKVIENVKRGQHKKTLERLFPGFRPAVEACYFNWEEAYPLPGVTYSATDRKLALCWARALPPRPGASRSGGLEESRERPRPLPAEPAVRPKEPGAKRKGLGEGVLSSQRGPRRLSAEGGDKALHKMGPGGGKAKALGGAGSGGKGSAGSGSKRRLSSEDSSLEPDLAEMSLDDSSLALGAEASTFGGFPESPPPCPHPGGSRGPSTFLPEPPDTYEEDGGVYFSEGPEPSTASAGPPGLLPRELCTQDDLASTDESGNGLPKTKEAAPVVGEEEDDYQAYYLNAQDGAGGEEEKAEGGAGEEHDLFAGLKPLEQESRMEILFACAEALHAHGYSSEASRLTVELAQDLLANPPDLKVEPPPAKGKKNKVSTSRQTWVATNTLTKAAFLLTVLSERPEHHNLAFRVGMFALELQRPPASTKALEVKLAYQESEVATLLKKIPLGPSEMSTVRCRAEELREGTLCDYRPVLPLMLASFIFDVLCTPVVSPTGSRPPSRNWNNEMPGDEELGFEAAVAALGMKTTVSEAEHPLLCEGTRREKGDLALALMITYKDDQAKLKKILDKLLDRESQTHKPQTLSSFYSSSRPATASQRSPSKHGGPSAPGALQPLTSASAGPAQPGSVAGAGPGPTEGFTEKNVPESSPHSPCEGLPSEAALTPRPEGKVPSRLALGSRGGYNGRGWGSPGRPKKKHTGMASIDSSAPETTSDSSPTLSRRPLRGGWAPTSWGRGQDSDSISSSSSDSLGSSSSSGSRRASASGGARAKTVEVGRYKGRRPESHAPHVPNQPSEAAAHFYFELAKTVLIKAGGNSSTSIFTHPSSSGGHQGPHRNLHLCAFEIGLYALGLHNFVSPNWLSRTYSSHVSWITGQAMEIGSAALTILVECWDGHLTPPEVASLADRASRARDSNMVRAAAELALSCLPHAHALNPNEIQRALVQCKEQDNLMLEKACMAVEEAAKGGGVYPEVLFEVAHQWFWLYEQTAGGSSTAREGATSCSASGIRAAGEAGRGLPEGRGGPGTEPVTVAAAAAAVTAATVVPVISVGSSLYPGPGLGHGHSPGLHPYTALQPHLPCSPQYLTHPAHPAHPMPHMPRPAVFPVPSSAYPQGVHPAFLGAQYPYSVTPPSLAATAVSFPVPSMAPITVHPYHTEPGLPLPTSVACELWGQGTVSSVHPASTFPAIQGASLPALPTQPSPLVSGGFPPPEEETHSQPVNPHSLHHLHAAYRVGMLALEMLGRRAHNDHPNNFSRSPPYTDDVKWLLGLAAKLGVNYVHQFCVGAAKGVLSPFVLQEIVMETLQRLSPAHAHNHLRAPAFHQLVQRCQQAYMQYIHHRLIHLTPADYDDFVNAIRSARSAFCLTPMGMMQFNDILQNLKRSKQTKELWQRVSLEMTTFSP, from the exons ATGGAGCTGATGTTCGCGGAGTGGGAGGACGGAGAGCGCTTCTCTTTCGAGGATTCGGACCGCTTTGAGGAGGATTCGCTCTGTTCTTTCATCTCCGAGGCCGAGAGTCTCTGCCAGAACTGGCGGGGATGGCGCAAACAGTCAGCGGGGCCCAATTCCCCCACTGGCGGCGGTGGCGGAGGTGGCAGTGGCGGTACCAGAATGCGAG ATGGACTGGTGATCCCACTGGTGGAGCTGTCAGCAAAACAGGTGGCATTTCATATCCCATTTGAAGTGGTGGAGAAAGTTTACCCCCCGGTGCCTGAGCAGCTCCAACTCCGAATTGCTTTTTGGAGCTTCCCTGAGAATGAAGAGGATATTCG ACTGTATTCCTGCCTGGCCAACGGCAGTGCAGATGAGTTCCAGCGAGGGGATCAGCTATTCCGCATGAGGGCTGTGAAGGACCCCCTGCAGATTG GGTTCCACCTGAGTGCTACAGTGGTGCCACCTCAGATGGTCCCCCCCAAAGGGGCCTACAACGTGGCTGTGATGTTTGACCGCTGCCGGGTCACTTCCTGCAGCTGCACCTGTGGGGCTGGGGCCAAATGGTGCACCCACGTCGTGGCACTCTGTCTCTTCCGCATCCACAACGTGAGGCCCTCCCAATTTATCCTGGCCCTATTCTCCGCTCCACCCCCCCTTCTCTGCTGCATGCCTGGCCACAAT GCTTCTGCAGTCTGCCTGCGGGCCCCAGTGTCAGAGTCCCTGTCTCGGCTGCAGAGGGACCAGCTGCAGAAGTTTGCTCAGTACCTCATCAGTGAGCTCCCTCAGCAG ATCCTGCCCACAGCCCAGCGTCTCCTGGATGAACTCCTTTCCTCCCAGTCAACAGCCATTAATACAGTATGTGGAGCCCCAG ACCCCACAGCAGGGCCCTCTGCCTCCGATCAGAGTACTTGGTATTTGGATGAATCGACACTCACTGACAACATCAAGAAGACACTGCACAAGTTCTGTGGCCCCTCCCCTGTGGTGTTCAG TGATGTGAACTCCATGTATCTGTCTTCCACGGAGCCTCCGGCCGCTGCTGAATGGGCATGTCTGCTGCGCCCACTGAGGGGCCGCGAGCCAGAGGGAGTCTGGAACTTGCTTAGCATCGTGCGGGAGATGTTCAAGCGGAGGGACAGCAATGCTGCCCCCTTGTTGGAAATCCTCACCGACCAGTGCCTCACCTACGAACAG ATAACAGGCTGGTGGTACAGCGTGCGCACCTCAGCCTCACACAGCAGCGCCAGTGGGCACACAGGCCGCAGCAACGGGCAGTCAGAGGTGGCAGCCCACGCGTGCGCCAGCATGTGTGACGAGATGGTCACACTGTGGAGGCTGGCTGTGCTGGACCCTGCGCTCAGCCCCCAGCG CCGCCGGGAGCTGTGTGTGCAGCTGCGCCAGTGGCAGCTGAAGGTGATTGAGAACGTGAAGCGGGGACAGCACAAGAAGACCCTGGAGCGGCTCTTCCCTGGCTTCCGGCCGGCGGTGGAGGCCTGCTACTTCAACTGGGAAGAGGCCTACCCCCTTCCCGGTGTCACCTACAGTGCCACTGACAGGAAgctggccctgtgctgggcccGAGCCCTGCCCCCTCGACCAGGTGCCTCCCGATCTGGGGGCCTGGAAGAATCCCGGGAGCGGCCCCGCCCTCTTCCTGCCGAGCCAGCTGTGCGGCCCAAGGAGCCTGGGGCCAAGCGCAAGGGATTGGGTGAGGGGGTCCTCTCGTCGCAGCGGGGTCCCCGCCGCCTCTCGGCCGAGGGGGGAGATAAGGCTCTGCATAAGATGGGTCCAGGTGGGGGCAAAGCCAAAGCATTGGGGGGGGCTGGCAGTGGGGGCAAGGGCTCAGCAGGCAGCGGGAGCAAGCGACGGCTGAGCAGTGAAGACAGCTCCCTGGAGCCGGATCTGGCTGAGATGAGCCTGGATGATAGCAGCCTGGCCCTGGGCGCAGAGGCCAGCACCTTTGGTGGATTCCCTGAGAGCCCACCACCCTGCCCTCACCCTGGTGGCTCCCGAGGCCCTTCTACCTTCCTTCCTGAACCTCCAGATACTTATGAAGAAGATGGTGGCGTGTACTTCTCAGAAGGGCCTGAGCCTTCCACAGCCTCTGCTGGCCCCCCTGGCCTACTGCCCAGGGAGCTCTGTACCCAGGACGACCTCGCTTCCACAGATGAGAGTGGCAATGGGCTGCCTAAAACCAAAGAGGCAGCCCCTGTGGTTGGAGAGGAGGAGGATGACTACCAGGCGTATTATCTGAACGctcaggatggggctgggggcGAGGAGGAGAAGGCTGAGGGCGGGGCTGGGGAGGAACACGACCTGTTTGCCGGACTGAAGCCACTGGAACAGGAGAGCCGCATGGAG ATATTATTTGCCTGTGCTGAGGCCTTGCATGCGCACGGCTATAGCAGTGAGGCCTCCCGCCTCACCGTGGAGCTTGCCCAGGACCTGCTAGCCAACCCACCTGACCTCAAGGTAGAGCCGCCCCCTGCCAAG GGCAAGAAGAACAAGGTATCTACAAGCCGTCAGACCTGGGTGGCTACCAACACCCTGACCAAGGCGGCCTTCCTGTTAACGGTGCTAAGTGAGCGCCCAGAGCACCACAACCTGGCCTTCCGAGTGGGCATGTTTGCCTTGGAGCTACAGCGGCCCCCAGCTTCCACCAAGGCCTTGGAG GTGAAGCTGGCATATCAGGAGTCTGAGGTGGCCACCCTGCTCAAGAAGATTCCTCTGGGTCCGAGTGAGATGAGTACCGTGCGCTGCCGGGCAGAGGAGCTTCGGGAGGGGACACTCTGTGATTATCGGCCTGTTTTGCCTCTCATGTTGGCCAGTTTCATCTTTGATGTTCTCTGTACTCCAG TGGTTTCTCCCACGGGTTCCCGGCCCCCAAGTCGCAACTGGAACAACGAGATGCCTGGGGAtgaggagctgggatttgaagcagCAGTTGCTGCCTTGG GCATGAAGACAACAGTGAGTGAGGCAGAGCATCCCCTGCTATGTGAAGGCACACGTCGGGAGAAGGGTGACCTGGCCCTAGCACTAATGATCACTTACAAAGACGACCAGGCCAAACTCAAAAAG ATCTTAGACAAACTCTTGGACCGAGAGAGCCAGACGCATAAACCACAGACACTGAGTTCGTTCTACTCATCTAGCCGCCCGGCCACAGCCAGCCAGAGGTCTCCTTCAAAGCATGGGGGCCCATCTGCCCCAGGGGCCCTGCAACCTCTGACCTCAGCCTCTGCAGGGCCTGCTCAGCCAGGGAGTGTggcaggggctgggccaggcccCACTGAGGGCTTCACAGAGAAGAATGTGCCTG AGAGTTCCCCACATTCCCCCTGTGAGGGTCTCCCATCTGAGGCAGCTTTGACCCCAAGACCAGAGGGAAAGGTTCCCAGCCGCTTGGCACTTGGCAGCCGTGGAGGCTACAATGGACGGGGCTGGGGCTCACCAGGGCGGCCTAAGAAGAAGCACACAG GCATGGCCAGCATTGACAGCAGTGCCCCTGAAACGACGTCGGATAGCTCCCCAACCTTAAGCCGGAGGCCACTTCGAGGGGGCTGGGCCCCTACCTCCTGGGGTCGAGGACAGGACAGTGACAGCATTAGCAGCTCTTCCTCAGACTCCCTTGGCTCCTCGTCCTCCAGCGGAAGTCGCCGGGCCAGTGCCAGTGGAGGGGCCCGGGCGAAGACAGTTGAAGTTGGCAG GTACAAGGGCCGCCGTCCTGAGAGTCATGCCCCCCATGTACCCAATCAGCCGTCAGAGGCAGCTGCACACTTCTACTTCGAGCTGGCGAAGACGGTGCTGATCAAGGCAGGGGGCAACAGCAGCACTTCCATTTTCACACATCCATCTTCCTCAGGGGGCCACCAGGGTCCTCACCGTAACCTGCACCTTTGCGCCTTCGAGATTGGGCTTTACGCCCTTGGCCTGCACAACTTTGTTTCTCCCAACTGGCTCTCACGTACTTATTCTTCCCACGTTTCCTGGATTACAG GCCAGGCAATGGAGATTGGCAGCGCAGCCCTGACTATACTGGTAGAATGCTGGGATGGGCACCTGACACCCCCTGAGGTTGCATCCCTGGCTGACAGGGCATCACGGGCACGAGACTCCAATATGGTGAGGGCGGCGGCGGAACTAGCCCTAAGCTGCCTGCCTCATGCCCATGCGTTGAACCCCAATGAGATCCAGCGGGCCCTGGTGCAGTGCAAGGAGCAG GATAACCTGATGTTGGAGAAGGCCTGCATGGCAGTGGAAGAGGCGGCTAAGGGTGGGGGCGTATACCCTGAAGTGTTGTTTGAGGTTGCTCACCAGTGGTTCTGGCTATATGAGCAAACAGCAGGTGGCTCATCCACAGCCCGTGAAGGGGCTACAAGCTGTAGTGCCAGTGGGATCAGGGCAGCTGGGGAGGCTGGGCGGGGGCTGCCTGAGGGCAGGGGGGGCCCAGGGACTGAGCCGGTTACagtggcggcggcggcagcagcagtgaCAGCAGCCACAGTGGTGCCAGTCATCTCGGTGGGGTCCAGTTTATATCCGGGTCCAGGACTGGGGCATGGTCATTCCCCTGGCCTGCACCCCTACACTGCTCTACAGCCCCACCTGCCCTGCAGCCCTCAATACCTCACCCACCCAGCTCACCCCGCCCACCCCATGCCTCATATGCCCCGGCCTGCCGTCTTCCCTGTGCCCAGTTCTGCATACCCACAG GGTGTGCATCCTGCATTCCTGGGGGCTCAGTACCCTTACTCGGTGACTCCCCCCTCACTTGCCGCCACTGCTGTGTCCTTCCCCGTCCCTTCCATGGCACCCATCACAGTACATCCCTACCACACAGAGCCAGGGCTCCCACTGCCCACCAGTGTGGCCTGTGAGTTGTGGGGACAGGGAACAG TGAGCAGTGTCCATCCAGCTTCCACGTTTCCGGCCATCCAGGGTGCCTCACTGCCTGCCCTGCCCACACAGCCCAGCCCTCTGGTGAGCGGGGGTTTTCCACCACCCGAGGAGGAGACTCACAGTCAGCCTGTCAACCCGCACAGCCTACACCACCTGCACGCCGCCTACCGTGTCG GGATGCTGGCACTGGAGATGCTGGGTCGCCGGGCACACAATGATCACCCCAACAACTTCTCCCGCTCCCCCCCCTACACTGATGATGTCAAATGGTTGCTGGGGCTGGCAGCAAAGCTGG gagtGAACTACGTGCACCAGTTCTGTGTGGGGGCAGCCAAGGGGGTGCTGAGCCCGTTTGTGCTGCAGGAGATCGTCATGGAGACGCTGCAGCGGCTGAGCCCCGCTCATGCCCACAACCACCTGCGTGCCCCGGCCTTCCACCAGCTGGTGCAGCGCTGCCAGCAGGCATACATGCAG TACATCCACCACCGCTTGATTCACCTGACCCCTGCCGACTACGACGACTTTGTGAACGCGATCCGCAGTGCTCGCAGCGCCTTCTGCCTGACACCCATGGGCATGATGCAGTTCAACGACATCCTGCAGAATCTCAAGCGCAGCAAACAGACCAAGGAGCTGTGGCAGCGGGTCTCACTCGAGATGACCACCTTCTCCCCCTGA